One genomic segment of Effusibacillus pohliae DSM 22757 includes these proteins:
- a CDS encoding FtsW/RodA/SpoVE family cell cycle protein → MERLVSVDWLKRHAKDFDFLLLLVIIGISVISYLAVYSATITRPELQAYHQKQLLWQIFGFAVFFPLVLTDYRIFTNSRLLWIGYAMTMVLLVIALFSPETNGQRSWIYLPGFQLQPSEFGKLFAIMGMAYYMARLKEKEELFTWYHFLRVAGIWLGPFLLIMMEPDLGQGLVMVGLFCAMMMLVLDRKLLRIFGSIAAVFVIGYFVLVTSFPATYLKLVQLLPLKGYQKLRFLAVVDPTLAGRDSGGFQLLQGIIAIGNGQLWGRGMQGGSQTQGAFVPEQHTDMIFTAISEAYGFVGASALLLLYFVMLQRMVKIAVTANDPFGTYFITGALGMFGFQIFENIGMTLLLLPMTGITLPFVSYGGTSLLVNFMIMGIVQSIAIRRRKLRF, encoded by the coding sequence GTGGAAAGGTTGGTCAGTGTCGACTGGCTGAAACGGCACGCGAAAGACTTCGATTTCCTATTGCTGCTTGTGATCATCGGCATCTCGGTGATCAGTTATCTGGCGGTGTATTCCGCCACGATCACGCGGCCTGAACTGCAGGCGTATCATCAGAAACAGTTGCTGTGGCAGATTTTTGGATTTGCCGTGTTTTTTCCGCTGGTGCTGACCGATTACCGGATTTTTACGAACAGCCGCCTGTTGTGGATTGGCTACGCGATGACGATGGTATTGCTTGTGATCGCGCTTTTTTCCCCGGAAACCAACGGGCAGCGAAGCTGGATCTACCTGCCCGGGTTCCAGCTTCAACCATCCGAGTTCGGCAAACTGTTCGCGATTATGGGAATGGCGTATTATATGGCTAGGCTGAAGGAAAAAGAGGAACTGTTCACCTGGTACCACTTTTTGCGGGTGGCGGGCATCTGGTTGGGACCGTTTCTCCTGATTATGATGGAACCGGATCTCGGCCAGGGACTGGTGATGGTCGGACTGTTTTGCGCGATGATGATGCTGGTTCTCGATCGCAAGCTGCTGCGGATTTTCGGCAGCATCGCGGCGGTGTTCGTGATCGGGTATTTTGTGCTGGTGACCAGTTTCCCGGCTACCTACCTGAAACTTGTGCAGCTTCTGCCGCTGAAAGGGTATCAGAAACTCCGGTTTCTGGCGGTGGTCGACCCGACGCTGGCCGGCCGGGACAGCGGCGGCTTTCAGTTGCTGCAGGGGATCATTGCGATCGGCAACGGGCAACTGTGGGGCCGGGGCATGCAGGGCGGTTCCCAGACGCAGGGGGCGTTTGTTCCGGAGCAGCATACCGATATGATCTTTACGGCGATTTCGGAAGCATACGGATTTGTCGGGGCGTCCGCCCTGCTCCTGCTGTATTTTGTCATGCTGCAGCGGATGGTGAAGATTGCGGTCACGGCCAACGATCCGTTCGGAACCTATTTTATCACCGGCGCTTTGGGCATGTTTGGCTTCCAGATTTTCGAGAACATCGGCATGACACTGCTGCTGCTGCCGATGACCGGCATCA